One genomic region from Leifsonia sp. Root1293 encodes:
- a CDS encoding alpha-L-rhamnosidase C-terminal domain-containing protein, with protein MGMIDRGATTIWEDWDGVSEDGTARESLNHYSKGAVANFLHTHVLGLRQEPSSVAWEQFVVAPVIGAGLTNATGWFDGPQGRIEASWRIDGDDIEIEVLVPPASRATVVFPSGETVDAAPGRTRQRRSLIDGTPTARGQS; from the coding sequence ATGGGCATGATCGATCGTGGCGCGACCACGATCTGGGAGGACTGGGACGGCGTTTCCGAGGACGGAACCGCACGCGAGTCCCTCAACCACTACAGCAAAGGCGCTGTAGCCAACTTCCTTCATACTCACGTCCTCGGCCTTCGGCAGGAGCCGAGCAGTGTCGCGTGGGAGCAGTTCGTCGTGGCCCCCGTGATCGGCGCCGGTCTGACCAACGCGACAGGCTGGTTCGACGGCCCGCAAGGCCGGATCGAAGCTTCGTGGCGCATCGACGGTGATGACATCGAAATCGAGGTTCTCGTGCCGCCTGCGTCGCGGGCGACGGTCGTGTTCCCGAGTGGCGAGACCGTCGATGCTGCGCCAGGCCGAACTCGCCAGCGACGTAGCTTGATCGACGGGACACCGACCGCGAGGGGGCAGTCATGA
- a CDS encoding DUF7878 domain-containing protein yields MEIEYDRLSADELHGTTQADYLVAVDAHLRLIDGGETVFEEPGFPIVELARSLLIWLGSPDRGDFEFDSMSYEEIGAFRIWHVDGRWALGSVFAPGAATAPGGRRAVDECCRRFIAKVETDLRTMGINAAEVFRR; encoded by the coding sequence ATGGAGATTGAATACGATCGCCTGAGCGCCGACGAACTGCACGGCACGACGCAAGCCGACTATCTAGTCGCTGTCGACGCGCATCTTCGTCTGATCGATGGAGGGGAGACGGTCTTCGAAGAACCGGGATTCCCGATCGTTGAACTTGCGCGAAGCCTGCTCATCTGGCTCGGGAGTCCTGACCGAGGCGACTTCGAGTTCGACTCGATGTCGTATGAGGAGATTGGCGCTTTCAGGATTTGGCACGTGGATGGGCGCTGGGCACTCGGCTCGGTCTTTGCGCCGGGCGCCGCGACAGCACCCGGTGGGCGACGCGCGGTCGATGAGTGCTGCAGACGTTTCATCGCGAAGGTTGAGACCGACCTGCGGACGATGGGCATCAACGCCGCCGAGGTATTCCGACGATGA
- a CDS encoding DedA family protein, with the protein MTATGLFDPQGIIEGSGSWGLLVVCAIIFVETGLLIGFVLPGDTLLFFAGVLTFGGVIPEPVAVVIAAVAVAAILGDQLGYVIGRKTGPRIFERKEAGLISKATLERTDGFFRRYGPATVTIARFIPVVRTVAPVAAGTARMRYLTFVTFNVVGGILWPTALILAGYFLGQIPGVADFVAKYIDLILVGIVVLSIVSILISTLRARRNRRDDENADRPAGSRSVASDSH; encoded by the coding sequence GTGACGGCGACCGGCTTGTTCGATCCGCAGGGCATCATCGAGGGCAGCGGAAGCTGGGGGCTCCTCGTCGTCTGCGCCATCATCTTCGTCGAGACTGGGCTCCTCATCGGCTTCGTCCTGCCAGGCGACACGCTGCTGTTCTTCGCCGGTGTGCTGACCTTTGGTGGCGTGATCCCGGAACCGGTCGCAGTGGTGATCGCCGCTGTCGCGGTGGCCGCGATCCTGGGCGATCAGCTGGGCTATGTCATCGGTCGAAAGACGGGACCTCGGATCTTCGAACGCAAGGAGGCCGGGCTGATCAGCAAGGCGACGCTGGAACGGACCGACGGATTCTTCCGCCGGTACGGGCCCGCCACGGTCACCATCGCACGTTTCATTCCCGTCGTTCGAACCGTCGCCCCGGTTGCGGCCGGGACCGCCCGAATGCGCTATCTCACCTTCGTGACCTTCAACGTGGTCGGCGGAATCCTCTGGCCAACCGCGCTCATCCTCGCCGGCTACTTCCTCGGGCAGATCCCCGGTGTCGCGGACTTCGTCGCCAAGTACATCGACCTGATCCTGGTCGGGATCGTGGTGCTCTCGATCGTGTCGATTCTGATCAGCACTCTCAGGGCGCGACGGAACCGGCGAGACGACGAGAACGCCGATCGGCCCGCCGGATCTCGGTCTGTCGCCAGCGACTCACACTGA
- a CDS encoding sensor histidine kinase, which produces MIKNIGIRTRIAGGSLLIAILISIAAGIVINTQIERIVREGTTAVLRSDSEPYVVALENEPTESFDPPGPSQLVAVVSPNGATPVDSLPANLSAMVPTLTTLDKTTTVTAGGTDYIVLATPVQVSDSTWTVIAARDADAETTILTQMRLLLVFGLALISLGTALAAWLLTSFSLGPVNRLRASAETLSDSSTTELLPVSEANDEISRLARTLNDLIERLRASAARERQLVSDASHELRTPLALLNTQLQVAVAEASSIDQLLADVQGAQRNVMRLSTLVTSLLELSEIEATGHDGRTTAIALSREVAEAVDRGRFRATDAAIEVTYSPLNDSDADGQQFAIHAEDFGRVVDNLINNSLRAIETNGRIDIALLWQDPDLVLTVTDTGGGLDPAFEPTAFDRFSRADRSRGSGGGSGLGLAIVAAVAHNAGGTIRLDNRPSEGLTVVVTLRQTDIR; this is translated from the coding sequence ATGATCAAGAACATCGGCATCCGCACGCGCATCGCCGGCGGCAGCCTCCTCATCGCGATCCTCATCTCCATCGCCGCCGGCATCGTCATCAACACACAGATCGAGAGAATCGTCCGAGAGGGAACCACCGCAGTCCTCCGCAGTGACAGCGAACCCTACGTCGTCGCGCTCGAGAACGAGCCGACCGAGTCATTCGATCCGCCGGGACCATCGCAACTGGTGGCCGTGGTGAGTCCAAACGGAGCGACTCCCGTCGACTCTCTCCCCGCCAACTTGTCGGCAATGGTTCCGACTCTTACGACGCTCGACAAGACGACGACCGTCACCGCCGGCGGGACGGACTACATCGTTCTCGCCACTCCCGTGCAGGTCAGCGACTCGACGTGGACCGTCATCGCCGCGCGCGACGCAGATGCCGAGACGACCATCCTCACGCAGATGCGACTGCTGCTCGTTTTCGGCCTCGCCCTGATCTCCCTCGGGACCGCCCTCGCCGCATGGCTGCTCACCTCCTTTTCACTTGGACCCGTCAACCGCCTGCGCGCCAGCGCCGAGACCCTGAGCGACTCCTCCACCACCGAACTGCTGCCCGTCAGCGAAGCGAACGATGAGATCTCCCGGCTCGCACGCACCTTGAACGACCTCATCGAGCGCCTCCGCGCCTCCGCTGCACGGGAACGCCAACTGGTCTCCGACGCCAGTCACGAACTTCGGACCCCGCTCGCCCTTCTCAACACGCAACTCCAAGTCGCCGTCGCGGAAGCATCCTCCATCGACCAGCTCCTGGCCGACGTGCAGGGGGCACAACGGAATGTCATGCGCTTGTCGACACTCGTGACATCGCTGCTCGAACTGTCGGAGATCGAAGCGACCGGCCATGACGGGCGGACGACAGCTATCGCCTTGTCTCGAGAAGTCGCGGAAGCGGTCGACCGCGGACGGTTCCGCGCCACGGATGCCGCTATCGAAGTCACGTATTCGCCCCTGAACGACTCGGACGCTGACGGTCAACAATTCGCCATACACGCCGAGGACTTCGGCCGCGTCGTCGACAACCTCATCAACAACTCTCTGCGCGCCATCGAGACCAACGGCCGAATCGACATCGCGCTCCTCTGGCAGGACCCCGACCTCGTGCTCACCGTCACCGACACCGGAGGGGGCCTCGACCCGGCCTTCGAGCCCACCGCGTTCGACCGCTTCAGCCGAGCGGACAGGTCCAGAGGGTCAGGCGGCGGCTCAGGACTCGGCCTCGCGATCGTGGCAGCCGTCGCCCACAACGCGGGCGGCACCATACGACTCGACAACAGGCCGAGCGAAGGTCTCACAGTCGTCGTCACCCTTCGCCAGACGGACATCCGCTAG
- a CDS encoding family 43 glycosylhydrolase — MSRIICNPLDLSYRYQDVRTPFGGRSVHREAADPTVVHYHGRYYMFASMTRGFWHSEDLVDWTLHSTDKIPAVDYAPDVREVDGALLFTASRRTNGRFFRSVDPLADDFEEVAPSDIAFWDLDTFQDDDGRLYLYWGCSHKEPIAGVELDRHTLQRLGEPVPLITADTGSRGWERTGDDYVAEVRSGIRGKIMDAYIGDAPFIEGAYMNRVNERYYLQYAGPGTQFNTYADGYYVGSGPLGPFEYDENSPFSSKPGGFITGAGHGSTFQDRHGNWWHVATMRISVNAAFERRIGLFPAGFDEEGVLFCNQNFADFPMRVPDRPFDPWTEASPGWMLLSYKASATASSSLAGHEAELVTDESVRTWWVAGTDQPGEWVSIDLGSAMSIHALQVNLADHELSRLAPKRRDLTTVTFGKRAVFPDSQPTELVIELSLDGDEWTVVHDSTGAGVDAPHAFVELAEAHRARFVRVTAGKIPFEGPLAVSGVRVFGLGGGTQPVAVTPAVTRADSRTASLTWDAAPGAVGYNVRYGLSPEKLYHSWLVYDRTDLEIGSLNAGRPYWFAVDSFNESGVTTGQPVLSN, encoded by the coding sequence ATGAGCCGAATCATCTGCAACCCGCTCGACCTTTCCTACCGGTACCAGGACGTACGGACCCCGTTCGGTGGTCGGAGCGTGCACCGCGAGGCCGCGGACCCCACCGTTGTCCACTACCACGGCCGGTACTACATGTTCGCGTCCATGACTCGAGGGTTCTGGCACTCCGAAGACCTCGTCGATTGGACTCTGCACTCCACCGACAAGATTCCCGCTGTCGACTACGCGCCGGACGTGCGAGAGGTCGACGGCGCGCTCTTGTTCACGGCATCCCGTCGCACCAACGGCCGCTTCTTTCGCAGCGTCGACCCCCTGGCCGACGACTTCGAGGAGGTCGCACCGAGCGACATCGCCTTCTGGGACCTCGACACATTCCAGGATGACGACGGCCGGCTCTACCTGTACTGGGGCTGTTCGCACAAGGAACCGATCGCAGGAGTGGAACTCGACCGTCACACCCTGCAGCGGCTCGGCGAACCGGTACCGCTGATCACGGCGGACACAGGGTCCCGTGGGTGGGAGCGAACCGGGGACGACTACGTGGCCGAGGTGAGGAGCGGGATCAGGGGCAAGATCATGGACGCCTACATCGGCGACGCGCCCTTCATCGAGGGCGCCTACATGAACCGGGTGAACGAACGGTACTACCTGCAGTACGCCGGCCCCGGAACCCAGTTCAACACCTATGCCGACGGCTACTACGTCGGCAGTGGCCCCCTCGGGCCATTCGAATACGACGAGAACAGCCCCTTCTCATCGAAACCCGGCGGCTTCATCACCGGCGCCGGCCATGGGAGCACCTTCCAGGACCGGCATGGCAACTGGTGGCACGTGGCGACCATGCGCATCTCGGTCAACGCGGCCTTCGAGCGACGAATAGGTCTCTTCCCGGCCGGCTTCGACGAAGAGGGTGTGCTCTTCTGCAATCAGAACTTCGCCGACTTCCCCATGCGCGTTCCGGATCGTCCCTTCGACCCATGGACGGAAGCGTCACCGGGCTGGATGCTGTTGTCGTATAAAGCATCGGCCACGGCATCCTCCTCGCTTGCAGGTCACGAGGCGGAGCTCGTCACAGATGAGTCCGTGCGTACGTGGTGGGTCGCAGGCACGGATCAGCCAGGGGAGTGGGTGAGCATTGACCTGGGTTCTGCCATGAGCATCCACGCGCTTCAGGTCAACCTGGCCGATCATGAGCTCTCCCGACTTGCACCCAAGCGCCGTGACCTCACAACGGTGACGTTCGGCAAGCGAGCTGTCTTTCCGGACTCCCAGCCCACAGAACTCGTCATCGAATTGTCGCTCGACGGAGACGAATGGACAGTCGTCCACGACAGCACAGGTGCTGGTGTAGACGCACCACACGCCTTTGTCGAACTCGCCGAAGCGCACCGTGCCCGGTTCGTCCGAGTCACAGCAGGCAAGATACCGTTCGAGGGCCCTCTCGCAGTGAGTGGTGTGCGCGTCTTCGGTCTCGGAGGAGGCACCCAGCCCGTCGCGGTCACACCAGCCGTCACTCGAGCTGACTCGCGCACCGCGTCACTCACCTGGGATGCGGCACCCGGTGCTGTCGGATACAACGTTCGGTACGGCCTCTCTCCGGAGAAGCTGTACCACAGCTGGCTCGTCTACGACCGGACCGACCTTGAGATCGGCTCCCTCAATGCGGGACGCCCATACTGGTTCGCAGTGGACAGCTTCAACGAGAGCGGCGTCACAACCGGACAGCCCGTTCTCTCGAACTGA
- a CDS encoding PH domain-containing protein, with amino-acid sequence MAETATILAWTLRNEIPVPDDIAALLVEGEQAVTSFQTFRDSATFTTKRLIVRDAQGITGKKVEVYSLPYSSINMWSSENAGGMLDRDAEIELWTRAGHIKVKLAKGADIRRIDGLIAWAVLQSH; translated from the coding sequence ATGGCTGAGACGGCAACGATCCTCGCTTGGACTCTGCGCAACGAGATTCCCGTTCCCGACGACATCGCTGCGCTTCTGGTGGAGGGCGAACAGGCCGTGACTTCCTTTCAGACCTTCCGCGACTCGGCTACCTTCACGACGAAGCGCCTAATCGTCCGCGACGCCCAGGGCATCACGGGCAAAAAGGTCGAGGTCTACTCCCTCCCGTACAGCTCGATCAACATGTGGTCTTCCGAGAACGCCGGCGGGATGCTCGACCGCGACGCCGAGATCGAGTTGTGGACCCGCGCTGGGCACATCAAAGTGAAGCTCGCCAAGGGCGCAGACATCCGCCGCATCGACGGCCTCATCGCCTGGGCCGTCCTGCAGTCACACTGA
- a CDS encoding GtrA family protein has translation MRRDRLVRELLQFAFVGGTGLLLDVGLFNLLTLSVLSAHAVHGGPVFAKIISTSVAIAANWVGNRWLTFRDRRRADVVREAVEFGLVSVAGSVIAIACLGLSHYGMHLTSPIADNVSANGVGLILGSAFRFIAYRHWVYGARRPAAGAGGVTVSV, from the coding sequence GTGCGGCGTGATCGGCTGGTCCGCGAGCTCCTTCAGTTCGCCTTCGTCGGCGGCACGGGGTTGCTGCTCGACGTCGGGCTGTTCAATCTCCTCACCCTGTCCGTGCTCTCCGCCCACGCTGTCCACGGCGGCCCCGTCTTCGCGAAGATCATCTCGACGAGCGTCGCGATCGCCGCGAATTGGGTCGGAAACCGTTGGTTGACGTTCCGCGATCGTCGCCGCGCCGACGTCGTCCGCGAAGCCGTCGAGTTCGGGCTCGTCAGTGTCGCCGGCAGCGTGATCGCCATCGCCTGCCTCGGCCTCTCCCACTACGGAATGCACCTCACCTCACCGATCGCCGACAACGTGTCAGCGAACGGGGTCGGGTTGATTCTCGGCTCAGCGTTCCGGTTCATCGCCTACCGGCACTGGGTGTACGGCGCTCGCCGACCGGCAGCGGGCGCTGGTGGCGTCACCGTCTCAGTGTGA
- a CDS encoding polyprenol monophosphomannose synthase: MNTIVITPTYNERDNIDALIGRLLDAVPGIHALIVDDDSPDGTGGIADDLADLHPGVHVLHRTSKDGLGAAYRAGFAWAIDRGYDVIVEMDADGSHQPEQLPRLLEALQEADMVIGSRWIPGGRVVGWPIRRRLLSLGGSAYARTVLGLPQRDVTGGYRVFTAEALRRIRPDVLVSQGYGFQVELLWRAVLLGLRVGEVPITFVERTAGRSKMNGRIILEAVVRITAWALSPKPKSTPPASGPSADLEPSRAA, from the coding sequence ATGAACACCATCGTCATCACGCCGACCTACAACGAGCGTGACAACATCGACGCCCTCATCGGCCGACTTCTCGACGCGGTTCCGGGCATTCATGCACTGATCGTCGACGACGATTCCCCGGACGGCACCGGCGGGATCGCCGACGACCTCGCCGACCTGCACCCGGGCGTCCATGTGTTGCATCGCACGTCGAAGGATGGTCTCGGCGCCGCCTACCGGGCGGGCTTCGCGTGGGCGATCGATCGCGGCTACGACGTCATCGTCGAGATGGATGCCGACGGATCGCATCAGCCTGAGCAACTCCCGCGCCTCTTGGAGGCCCTGCAGGAGGCGGACATGGTCATCGGGTCCCGGTGGATTCCCGGAGGAAGGGTCGTCGGCTGGCCGATCCGCCGCCGGCTCCTGTCGCTCGGCGGGAGCGCCTACGCGCGCACCGTTCTCGGCCTCCCTCAGCGAGACGTGACCGGCGGGTATCGGGTCTTCACCGCCGAGGCCCTCCGACGGATCCGGCCTGATGTGCTCGTCAGTCAGGGGTACGGATTTCAGGTTGAGCTGCTGTGGCGAGCCGTCCTGCTTGGGCTTCGCGTCGGTGAAGTCCCGATCACATTCGTCGAGAGGACCGCCGGGCGATCCAAGATGAACGGGCGGATCATCCTCGAAGCGGTGGTGCGGATCACTGCTTGGGCGTTGTCGCCGAAGCCGAAGTCGACGCCGCCCGCCTCCGGGCCTTCGGCCGATCTGGAGCCATCGCGTGCGGCGTGA
- a CDS encoding glycosyltransferase family 39 protein, producing the protein MLDHVDAVHAAYYLFLHFWMSVVGTSEAAVRFPSAIAVGFAAAGTLTLGRQLFGLRLGIVAGLVFAILPQVTRMGAEARSYAFAIAAAVWLTVWLVSLVRHGEVRRRAWLLYGVAAAAATYLFLYLVLLVAVHITVVVAFHASRTVVRRWAEAMTVAAVCAAPILYAGLSQRGQIKFLAHRDYATAWSVLVGQWFSTPLFAALAWALIAVGALTAVGRSRRSHLPSVIVVLVWFAVPTMLLLAGNAWVSPMYNLRYLAFCTPAVALLLALGLDGIGSPIRSHQWRRVALVIGLVALLAAASPRYIAQRGPFAKDGGSDLRQTADVVAAHASVGGAIVFDSSGKPSRKPRLALDLYPQSFTGLTDVALVKGYVDRPALWDQVAPTDSISALILPHDTVWVVESGQDRAEIDAVRGLGYRIEKSFPVHRTTVYELSKE; encoded by the coding sequence ATGCTCGATCACGTCGATGCGGTTCACGCCGCGTACTACTTGTTCCTGCATTTCTGGATGAGCGTCGTAGGCACTTCTGAGGCGGCCGTCCGTTTTCCCAGCGCGATCGCGGTCGGCTTCGCTGCCGCCGGAACGCTCACGCTCGGGCGCCAGTTGTTCGGGCTCCGGCTCGGCATCGTCGCAGGGCTCGTGTTCGCCATCCTGCCGCAGGTGACACGGATGGGCGCCGAGGCGCGGTCGTACGCGTTCGCGATCGCTGCGGCCGTCTGGCTGACGGTCTGGCTGGTGTCGCTGGTTCGCCACGGCGAGGTCCGTCGGCGTGCGTGGCTGCTCTATGGGGTTGCAGCAGCGGCGGCGACCTACCTGTTCCTGTACCTCGTGTTGCTCGTCGCCGTTCACATCACGGTTGTGGTCGCGTTTCATGCCAGCCGGACAGTCGTGCGACGGTGGGCGGAGGCGATGACGGTCGCGGCCGTGTGTGCTGCTCCGATCCTGTACGCCGGACTATCGCAGCGTGGACAGATCAAGTTCCTGGCCCATCGTGACTACGCCACCGCTTGGTCCGTCCTCGTCGGCCAGTGGTTCAGCACTCCGCTCTTCGCTGCACTCGCTTGGGCGCTTATCGCCGTGGGTGCGCTCACCGCTGTTGGCCGATCGCGGCGCTCCCACCTCCCCTCCGTGATCGTGGTCCTGGTCTGGTTCGCCGTGCCGACGATGCTGCTGCTCGCTGGGAATGCCTGGGTGTCACCCATGTACAACCTGCGCTACCTGGCCTTCTGCACCCCCGCAGTGGCCCTCCTCCTCGCTCTCGGCCTCGACGGGATCGGATCGCCCATCCGCAGTCACCAGTGGCGACGCGTTGCCCTCGTCATCGGCTTGGTTGCTCTGCTGGCGGCGGCCTCCCCGCGCTACATCGCTCAGCGCGGGCCGTTCGCCAAGGACGGCGGGAGCGATCTCCGGCAGACAGCAGACGTCGTCGCCGCCCACGCATCCGTCGGCGGAGCGATCGTGTTCGACTCCTCCGGAAAGCCATCCCGGAAACCACGCCTGGCACTCGACCTCTACCCGCAGAGCTTCACCGGACTCACCGATGTCGCACTGGTGAAGGGCTATGTCGACCGACCTGCGTTATGGGATCAGGTAGCCCCCACCGATTCGATCTCGGCCTTGATCCTCCCGCACGACACCGTTTGGGTCGTCGAGAGCGGTCAGGACCGTGCCGAAATCGACGCTGTACGCGGACTGGGGTACCGCATCGAGAAGTCGTTTCCCGTCCACCGCACCACCGTCTATGAACTGTCCAAGGAGTGA
- a CDS encoding COG4705 family protein, whose product MTSTIDESTRISDLLLSKVPQITLAFWVIKVFSTTVGETAADYLNDTLGFGLTATSVVTGIVFLIALGVQFWTRRYVPAVYWITVVLISVVGTLITDNLTDAAGVPLWASTLVFSVLLSVTFVAWYAKERTLSIHSIVTRRREAFYWLAILFTFALGTAAGDLVSEALGLGYLVAAILFATVIAAVALAYFVFNANAVVCFWMAYILTRPLGASLGDLASQPVSDGGMGLGTTVTSVVFLTVIIALVIYMSISISRQRRQLKARHLELVAV is encoded by the coding sequence ATGACATCCACAATCGATGAATCAACGCGAATCAGCGACCTGCTACTCAGCAAGGTCCCTCAGATCACCTTGGCGTTCTGGGTCATCAAGGTCTTCTCCACCACAGTGGGCGAGACGGCGGCCGATTACCTCAACGACACCCTCGGGTTCGGCCTCACGGCCACATCCGTCGTCACCGGCATCGTCTTCCTCATCGCCCTGGGGGTGCAATTCTGGACCCGCCGTTACGTGCCCGCCGTTTACTGGATCACCGTCGTTCTCATCAGCGTCGTCGGGACCCTTATCACCGACAACCTGACCGACGCCGCCGGAGTTCCACTGTGGGCATCGACTCTCGTCTTCTCCGTGCTTCTGTCGGTCACCTTCGTCGCGTGGTACGCGAAGGAGCGCACCCTCTCCATCCACTCGATCGTCACCCGTCGTCGCGAAGCGTTCTACTGGCTGGCGATCCTGTTCACCTTCGCGCTCGGCACCGCAGCCGGTGACCTCGTTTCCGAAGCTTTGGGTCTCGGCTACCTCGTTGCCGCAATTCTGTTCGCAACGGTCATCGCCGCGGTCGCCTTGGCGTACTTCGTGTTCAACGCCAACGCCGTCGTGTGCTTCTGGATGGCGTACATCCTCACCCGCCCTCTCGGTGCCTCACTCGGTGACCTCGCCTCTCAGCCCGTCTCCGACGGCGGCATGGGACTCGGAACCACGGTGACGAGCGTCGTCTTCCTGACTGTCATCATCGCCCTCGTGATCTACATGTCGATCAGCATCAGCCGTCAACGCCGCCAGTTGAAGGCGAGGCACCTGGAACTGGTGGCAGTCTGA
- a CDS encoding DUF7882 family protein — protein sequence MGYLSYDSMCRTRFDDRVLFHLQIVISTKLRRRESFHLSWTHSPAEGSGRTSIWLNPAIPLIFEFERTRQQVINPRWLEEMMTIADTVNGLWPIPEPDSNTRPEQPPLAAQLTSAPGQLTTTTGQRTG from the coding sequence ATGGGCTATCTCAGCTACGACTCAATGTGCCGAACACGATTTGACGATCGAGTCCTCTTCCACCTGCAGATTGTCATCTCCACCAAGCTTCGACGGCGGGAGTCGTTCCACCTCAGCTGGACCCATTCGCCCGCCGAGGGAAGCGGACGAACCTCCATCTGGCTGAACCCCGCCATTCCCTTGATTTTCGAATTCGAACGCACTCGGCAGCAGGTGATCAATCCACGATGGCTCGAGGAGATGATGACCATCGCTGACACGGTCAACGGTCTGTGGCCCATCCCCGAGCCTGATTCCAATACACGGCCCGAGCAGCCTCCTCTTGCCGCCCAACTCACATCCGCACCAGGCCAGCTCACGACTACAACAGGCCAGCGCACAGGATGA
- a CDS encoding response regulator transcription factor yields MRILVVDDEVEMTELLARGLAADGHHVTQAHDGIAAMGAARSGQFDVAVVDLMLPGMSGFELSRRLKEFDPTIAVILLTARQAVDDRVRGLDSGADDYMVKPFDLAELSARIRAVRRRDALHAPARIDVGNLVIDLHRHRVRVEENDIAMSRTEFDVLRVLASKPNETRSRATILEEVWDSSSTIDSNVVDQYVSYLRRKLDLTNAGVRIVTIRGIGFQLITTPSS; encoded by the coding sequence ATGCGCATCCTCGTCGTCGACGACGAAGTGGAGATGACCGAACTGCTCGCCCGCGGGCTGGCAGCTGATGGGCACCACGTGACGCAGGCGCACGACGGCATCGCGGCCATGGGGGCCGCCCGAAGCGGCCAGTTCGACGTTGCCGTCGTGGATCTCATGCTGCCGGGCATGTCCGGATTCGAGCTCAGTCGTCGACTGAAGGAGTTCGACCCGACCATCGCCGTCATCCTCCTCACAGCCCGGCAAGCAGTCGACGATCGGGTCCGCGGGCTGGACTCCGGCGCCGATGACTACATGGTGAAACCCTTCGACCTCGCCGAACTGTCTGCCCGCATCCGTGCCGTACGGCGACGGGACGCCCTCCACGCTCCAGCCCGGATCGATGTCGGCAACCTGGTCATCGACCTGCATCGCCACAGGGTCCGGGTTGAGGAGAACGACATCGCCATGAGCCGCACCGAGTTCGACGTTCTTCGGGTCCTGGCCAGCAAACCGAACGAGACCCGGTCGCGCGCAACGATCCTGGAAGAAGTATGGGACTCGTCGTCCACCATCGACTCGAACGTGGTTGACCAGTACGTCAGCTACCTCCGACGGAAACTCGACCTCACAAACGCCGGCGTGCGAATCGTCACGATCCGAGGAATCGGCTTCCAACTGATCACGACCCCGAGCTCATGA
- a CDS encoding DUF1990 family protein, producing the protein MDGSSPFRRSEVSTRIGGGDEVWERASHDLLRWKVKTRSGFNVPDAQLVTPGTKLTITARTVGITVHEPVEVVSVVTTAARIGFSYRTLPGHPVTGEEAFILYREGEDVFLTIRSLTCPAPEQPWRALYPLLRIAQRFARLRYLRALH; encoded by the coding sequence GTGGATGGGTCGAGCCCATTTCGCCGCTCCGAGGTCTCGACCCGCATTGGTGGCGGCGATGAAGTCTGGGAACGCGCCTCTCACGACCTCCTCCGTTGGAAGGTGAAGACCCGGAGCGGGTTCAACGTCCCCGATGCGCAACTGGTCACGCCGGGCACCAAGCTCACCATCACTGCCCGGACGGTCGGCATCACTGTCCACGAACCCGTCGAAGTAGTCTCCGTCGTCACGACCGCAGCACGCATCGGATTCTCATACCGGACCCTTCCAGGCCATCCCGTAACCGGTGAGGAAGCCTTCATCCTCTACCGCGAGGGCGAGGACGTGTTCCTCACCATCCGATCTCTAACCTGCCCCGCCCCAGAACAGCCATGGCGAGCGCTCTACCCCCTACTTCGGATCGCTCAGCGATTTGCTCGACTGCGGTACCTCCGCGCCCTTCACTAA